A region from the Desulfitobacterium dehalogenans ATCC 51507 genome encodes:
- a CDS encoding formate/nitrite transporter family protein produces MANMYLSPKEITEEYVAIGKKKASSPAYKLFILGILAGALIAFASEGSNVAIHTLDSVGLGKMLAGIIFGTGLMMVVITGAELFTGNTLIVISCIEKEARWVDMLRNWSIVYIGNFIGAITIVLFIIYSGQLNFSGGLLGGFTIKTAVYKTGLTFSQALLMGIMCNWLVCLAVWMAAAAKDIAGKVLAIFFPIMLFITSGFEHSIANMYYIPAGIIAKMNPVWVKQAEALGVTAAKLAHLNWESFIVNNLIPVTLGNIIGGGLFVGVFYWLGTMYKGRTASAKKADHLLPGKLDNAFAKSK; encoded by the coding sequence ATGGCTAATATGTACTTGAGTCCCAAGGAGATAACAGAGGAGTATGTAGCGATCGGAAAAAAGAAGGCAAGTTCACCGGCTTACAAGCTGTTTATTCTGGGAATACTGGCCGGAGCCCTTATCGCTTTTGCGTCAGAAGGTTCAAATGTTGCCATTCACACCTTGGATTCCGTTGGTTTAGGCAAAATGCTGGCTGGAATCATCTTTGGGACAGGCCTTATGATGGTTGTCATTACCGGCGCAGAGCTGTTCACAGGCAATACCCTCATCGTCATTTCGTGTATTGAAAAGGAAGCCCGCTGGGTAGATATGTTAAGGAACTGGTCGATCGTCTATATCGGTAATTTTATTGGAGCGATAACCATTGTTTTATTTATTATCTATTCAGGCCAATTGAACTTTTCCGGAGGGCTCCTCGGAGGATTTACTATCAAAACGGCTGTTTATAAGACCGGATTAACCTTCAGCCAAGCACTTTTAATGGGGATTATGTGTAATTGGCTGGTATGTCTGGCAGTCTGGATGGCGGCTGCCGCCAAGGATATCGCGGGAAAAGTTTTGGCCATATTTTTTCCGATTATGCTCTTTATTACCTCCGGTTTTGAACACAGTATCGCCAATATGTATTATATTCCCGCTGGAATTATCGCCAAAATGAATCCAGTATGGGTTAAACAGGCAGAGGCCTTAGGTGTTACTGCGGCAAAGCTGGCCCACCTTAATTGGGAAAGCTTTATTGTCAATAATCTTATTCCGGTAACCTTGGGTAACATTATCGGCGGCGGTCTTTTTGTTGGCGTATTTTATTGGCTGGGCACCATGTACAAAGGAAGAACGGCATCTGCTAAAAAAGCAGATCACCTCCTGCCCGGAAAATTGGATAACGCCTTTGCAAAATCTAAATAA
- the rpsT gene encoding 30S ribosomal protein S20, whose product MPNIKSAIKRVEIAKARTIKNAAAKSTLRTTIRRFEESLSTDAETAKIALNKATRALDKASSKGLVHKNTASRKKSRLTKRYAKHFAQVG is encoded by the coding sequence GTGCCGAATATTAAGTCCGCAATCAAAAGAGTTGAAATTGCTAAAGCTCGCACCATTAAAAATGCGGCTGCAAAATCAACTTTACGCACAACGATTCGTCGTTTTGAAGAGTCTTTAAGCACGGACGCCGAAACCGCTAAAATCGCGTTAAATAAAGCTACCCGCGCTTTGGATAAAGCTTCTTCCAAAGGTTTAGTGCACAAAAATACGGCTTCCCGTAAAAAATCTCGCTTAACCAAACGTTATGCGAAGCATTTTGCGCAAGTGGGCTAA
- a CDS encoding bifunctional 5,10-methylenetetrahydrofolate dehydrogenase/5,10-methenyltetrahydrofolate cyclohydrolase gives MTQILNAKPVVQAMKENLRQEVAALKAKGSEPTLGIIRVGSRPDDVYYENNIIKNCEAVGIATKTYPLDLNISMNDFTAVMTQVNHDSDLHGIMLFRPLPQQLDEEVIKHLISAEKDIDCMSPLNLEKVFEGDMSGLLPCTPAAVMEILRHYEIELKGANAVVMGRSLVVGKPLSMMLLQENATVTICHSKTKSMPEVAKNADIVIAAMGRARMIDEKYVSENSIVIDVGINDAGDGKICGDVDYDAVGDRVKGITPVPGGVGSVTTAILLNNLVRACKNQRVQS, from the coding sequence ATGACCCAGATTCTTAATGCCAAGCCGGTTGTTCAGGCTATGAAGGAGAATCTCCGGCAGGAAGTTGCGGCATTAAAAGCTAAAGGAAGCGAGCCGACTCTTGGAATTATCCGGGTCGGCAGCCGTCCTGATGATGTGTACTACGAAAATAACATCATTAAAAATTGTGAAGCTGTAGGAATTGCAACTAAGACCTACCCTCTCGATCTGAATATCAGCATGAACGATTTTACTGCTGTTATGACTCAGGTTAATCATGATTCTGACCTTCATGGGATTATGCTTTTCCGGCCACTGCCCCAACAATTAGATGAAGAAGTCATTAAACATCTCATTTCTGCGGAAAAAGACATCGATTGCATGAGCCCCCTCAATCTGGAAAAGGTCTTTGAGGGGGATATGAGCGGTCTTTTACCCTGTACACCGGCAGCCGTCATGGAAATCCTGCGTCATTATGAAATTGAGCTGAAAGGTGCCAATGCAGTGGTGATGGGGAGAAGCTTAGTTGTCGGAAAACCCTTGAGTATGATGCTTTTACAGGAAAATGCAACCGTAACCATCTGCCATTCCAAGACCAAAAGCATGCCAGAAGTGGCTAAAAATGCGGATATTGTCATTGCTGCCATGGGCAGGGCCAGAATGATTGATGAGAAGTATGTTTCAGAAAACAGCATTGTGATCGATGTAGGAATTAATGATGCCGGGGATGGCAAGATTTGCGGTGACGTTGACTATGATGCTGTTGGGGACAGGGTCAAAGGGATTACTCCTGTGCCGGGAGGGGTCGGTTCAGTTACGACAGCCATTCTATTAAATAACTTAGTCAGAGCTTGTAAAAACCAAAGAGTTCAAAGTTAA
- a CDS encoding formate--tetrahydrofolate ligase, with protein sequence MAFKSDIEIAQESTMLPVLELAEKLEISGDYVESYGKYKAKINYNLLKEKESTPDGKLILVTAINPTPAGEGKTTTTVGLGDALTYLGKKTVIALREPSLGPVFGVKGGAAGGGYAQVVPMEDINLHFTGDLHAIGAANNLIAALLDNHIYQGNALDIDVRRITWKRCMDMNDRQLRYINDGLGGKTNGMPREDGFDITVASEIMAILCLSSDLDDLKKRVERIIVGYNRNGEPVTAGQLKAQGAVAALLKDALKPNLVQTLEHTPSFIHGGPFANIAHGCNSVMATKMALKLGDYVVTEAGFGADLGAEKFLDIKCRLSGLEPDAVVIVATVRALKSHGGVAKADLNQENLEALKQGLPNLLKHVENITVHFGLPAVVAINRFPTDTLAEVQLIEEECKKLGVNVALSEVWEKGGAGGVKLAEEVLKLVDESKNFTFAYDINLGLKEKITAIATKIYGADGVDFIGSSAKDIENIESIGYRNIPVCMAKTQYSLSDDQKKLGRPTGFRISIRSVKVSAGAGFAVALTGDIMTMPGLPKVPAAESIDVDNTGKISGLF encoded by the coding sequence ATGGCTTTTAAAAGTGATATCGAGATTGCCCAAGAATCCACAATGCTGCCTGTCTTGGAGCTCGCCGAAAAACTTGAGATTTCTGGGGACTATGTAGAATCCTATGGGAAGTACAAAGCAAAAATCAACTACAATCTCTTGAAAGAAAAAGAAAGCACACCCGATGGCAAACTGATTTTGGTGACAGCCATTAATCCCACACCGGCCGGAGAAGGAAAAACAACAACCACCGTTGGTTTGGGGGATGCCCTCACTTATCTGGGCAAAAAAACCGTCATTGCTTTACGCGAACCCTCACTGGGACCTGTATTTGGGGTTAAAGGCGGAGCCGCCGGCGGTGGTTATGCACAAGTCGTCCCCATGGAAGATATCAACCTTCATTTTACGGGTGACCTTCATGCTATCGGCGCTGCCAACAACTTAATTGCAGCTTTGCTGGACAACCATATCTATCAAGGAAATGCCTTGGACATTGATGTGAGACGAATCACCTGGAAAAGATGTATGGATATGAATGATCGTCAGCTCCGATACATTAATGATGGTCTTGGCGGCAAAACCAATGGCATGCCCCGGGAAGATGGTTTCGATATTACCGTGGCTTCGGAGATTATGGCCATTCTCTGCCTCTCCAGTGACTTAGACGATCTGAAGAAACGAGTAGAGAGAATCATCGTTGGCTATAATCGAAACGGTGAACCGGTAACTGCCGGTCAGCTGAAGGCTCAAGGAGCAGTTGCCGCCCTCTTAAAAGATGCTTTAAAACCCAACCTTGTGCAAACCCTCGAGCATACCCCATCCTTTATTCATGGCGGCCCCTTTGCTAATATTGCCCATGGCTGTAATAGTGTCATGGCTACCAAGATGGCCTTAAAACTCGGAGATTATGTCGTAACGGAAGCAGGCTTCGGTGCAGATCTTGGCGCCGAAAAATTCCTTGACATTAAATGCCGCTTAAGTGGCTTGGAACCGGATGCTGTGGTCATCGTCGCAACTGTCCGTGCCCTTAAATCCCATGGAGGCGTTGCCAAAGCAGATCTGAATCAAGAAAATCTGGAAGCCCTCAAGCAAGGTCTCCCCAACTTACTGAAACATGTGGAGAACATTACCGTTCATTTCGGACTTCCTGCTGTCGTAGCCATTAACCGTTTCCCGACCGATACCTTAGCTGAGGTTCAACTTATCGAAGAAGAATGCAAGAAACTGGGTGTCAACGTGGCCCTATCGGAGGTCTGGGAAAAAGGCGGAGCCGGCGGCGTAAAATTAGCTGAAGAAGTTCTCAAGCTCGTCGATGAATCCAAAAACTTCACTTTCGCATATGACATCAATCTGGGCCTTAAAGAAAAGATTACAGCCATTGCCACCAAAATCTACGGTGCTGACGGAGTAGACTTTATTGGTTCCAGCGCCAAGGATATCGAGAATATTGAAAGCATTGGTTATCGCAACATCCCGGTTTGTATGGCCAAAACTCAGTACTCTCTATCAGATGATCAGAAAAAGCTGGGACGTCCGACAGGTTTCAGAATATCCATCCGCAGTGTAAAAGTGTCGGCAGGTGCCGGTTTTGCTGTTGCGCTGACAGGTGATATCATGACCATGCCTGGATTGCCCAAAGTTCCGGCAGCTGAAAGCATTGATGTGGACAACACGGGTAAGATTTCCGGATTGTTCTAA
- the holA gene encoding DNA polymerase III subunit delta has product MWEVDKVRQGIAKNQIPPVSLWYGEERFFIQEALHLLKNSYLAQDPSGSGIEVLSGKTTNPEQIVEIANMVSFFGGKLIIVEDIPYFQDGQGDALEPFYTYFEDPNPGTCLVFLAQNVNRGRKFFKAIEKKGAVLEFGSPKRQQEWMTWLDRELAAREKTMKPQVKALLLEWGGHQVGILSQELDKLALYVEGKEIRAEDIKLLVPQAVEATVFELLDAVAARSTKVAVQKLHQVLRQEHSLKVLTLLSRQVRLLLGASAMRRQGRGAEEAPHLLGIKPFEAQKIWQKSALLTWEQLSGALQACLETDVAIKTGKGEPEFLLELMITEFCTT; this is encoded by the coding sequence ATGTGGGAAGTGGATAAAGTTCGGCAAGGGATTGCTAAAAATCAAATTCCTCCCGTCAGCCTTTGGTATGGTGAGGAACGTTTTTTTATTCAAGAAGCTCTTCATTTATTAAAGAACAGTTATCTCGCCCAAGATCCTTCGGGCAGTGGGATAGAAGTTCTATCCGGGAAAACCACCAACCCGGAACAGATTGTGGAAATCGCCAATATGGTCTCTTTTTTTGGCGGTAAGCTGATTATTGTAGAAGACATTCCGTATTTTCAGGATGGGCAGGGGGACGCTTTGGAGCCCTTCTATACCTATTTTGAAGATCCTAACCCAGGTACTTGTCTTGTTTTTCTTGCCCAAAATGTGAATCGTGGGCGTAAGTTCTTTAAAGCTATAGAGAAAAAGGGGGCGGTTCTGGAATTCGGCAGCCCTAAGCGGCAGCAGGAATGGATGACTTGGCTGGATCGGGAATTGGCCGCTCGGGAAAAAACCATGAAGCCTCAAGTCAAGGCTCTCCTTCTGGAATGGGGAGGACATCAAGTAGGGATCCTAAGTCAAGAGCTGGACAAACTTGCCTTATATGTGGAGGGCAAAGAAATTCGGGCTGAAGATATAAAGCTGCTGGTACCTCAGGCTGTGGAGGCTACTGTGTTTGAACTTCTGGATGCTGTAGCGGCCCGTTCCACAAAGGTGGCGGTCCAAAAACTTCATCAAGTGCTGCGGCAGGAACATTCTTTAAAAGTATTGACTCTGTTATCCCGCCAGGTTCGCTTACTCCTGGGAGCAAGTGCCATGCGCCGGCAAGGCCGGGGCGCTGAGGAAGCACCCCATCTTCTCGGTATAAAACCCTTCGAAGCTCAGAAAATATGGCAAAAATCAGCACTTCTGACTTGGGAGCAATTATCCGGGGCCTTACAAGCCTGTCTGGAGACTGATGTAGCCATCAAGACAGGAAAAGGGGAACCCGAGTTTTTGCTGGAGTTGATGATTACTGAGTTCTGTACAACATAA
- a CDS encoding cyclodeaminase/cyclohydrolase family protein, translating into MLESSAKEFVSALSSKEPIPGGGGASAYVGSMGMALGVMVGNLTVGKKKYADVEADVKVLMEKGEKVIARFQSLVTEDAAAFYPLSQAYGMPKNTEEEIRRKEETLQKALVNATLVPLEIARCCAEGIDLQEEFAQKGTRIAISDVGVGVAFLKAALEGAKLNVLINTQIMKDQEFKRKVETELIDLCAIYIAKADRIFAEVQNSITGGKSS; encoded by the coding sequence ATGCTTGAGTCAAGCGCTAAAGAATTTGTATCGGCCCTTTCATCAAAGGAACCTATACCGGGAGGGGGCGGAGCGTCGGCCTATGTGGGTTCCATGGGAATGGCTTTGGGGGTAATGGTCGGGAACTTGACAGTGGGTAAGAAGAAATACGCTGACGTTGAAGCGGATGTTAAGGTCTTAATGGAAAAAGGAGAAAAAGTCATCGCCAGATTCCAATCCCTCGTCACAGAAGATGCCGCAGCCTTTTACCCATTATCTCAGGCTTATGGGATGCCTAAAAATACCGAGGAAGAAATTCGCCGGAAAGAGGAAACCCTGCAGAAAGCCTTAGTCAATGCCACCCTGGTTCCTTTAGAGATCGCCCGTTGCTGTGCAGAGGGAATCGATCTTCAGGAGGAATTTGCTCAAAAGGGCACAAGAATTGCCATCAGTGATGTAGGTGTGGGGGTAGCCTTTTTGAAAGCGGCTTTGGAAGGGGCTAAACTCAATGTTCTGATCAATACCCAAATCATGAAAGATCAGGAATTTAAACGCAAAGTTGAAACAGAACTGATTGATCTTTGTGCGATCTATATAGCCAAAGCAGACCGGATATTTGCTGAAGTTCAAAATTCGATTACGGGAGGTAAATCGTCATGA
- a CDS encoding PucR family transcriptional regulator — translation MNINMHVLLDELRDLNPQSYLNDSIDLTIRSIAVFDKTSDDFSADTLYLATTSALAACEGKLENVNLIAVGLFDPDFAKRNRCNIICFNDSLTPVEIAGHIFGIQKKYDDWNNKLLSAMIAKKPMKNLFDIALEEIHNPMMLIGPLNTLILAAGVIPESCTDTIWRELLAEGYLSYEHPLYSEFLKMVEKKYSEQQPFIVKFPMHNYTYLIGNIFQSGKRCGALQLIEVNQPFSLGQITLVAHFKSILEQAIKTIPDLQILSSNSNAFVYQLLNHIYVRESIIINCLQSKGWKVFDEFFCLNFMQNKMQKDDIFLKIIMQELSRVFPAAIILDYKDGVVVILRHTDFAFDREHLKGKLSLFVKKFFLTIGVSSVFYDFKNLKRHYDECSLAIKYGLDQDHTVSIHFFNDHVFRHLSRFIFVENGKNQFIHTKVELLHQYDLKNDTELAKTLLTYFQFGQNKSLAAEKMHLHRNTLTYRLNIIKNLVDIDCSNRNMDENEIFHIMLSCKFLEYML, via the coding sequence TTGAATATAAATATGCATGTTCTACTGGACGAGCTAAGGGATCTGAACCCTCAATCTTATCTCAATGATTCAATTGACCTCACCATTCGCTCCATAGCGGTTTTTGACAAGACATCCGACGACTTTTCAGCTGACACGCTGTATTTAGCCACTACATCTGCCCTGGCTGCCTGTGAGGGAAAACTGGAAAACGTAAATCTGATCGCCGTTGGCTTATTCGATCCTGATTTTGCCAAACGCAACCGGTGCAATATAATCTGTTTCAATGATTCCCTTACACCCGTTGAGATCGCCGGTCATATTTTCGGTATTCAAAAGAAGTATGATGATTGGAACAACAAATTGCTTTCGGCGATGATAGCTAAGAAACCCATGAAAAATCTCTTTGATATTGCCTTGGAGGAGATTCACAACCCCATGATGTTGATAGGCCCTCTTAATACCTTGATCCTGGCAGCCGGGGTAATCCCGGAAAGTTGTACAGATACCATTTGGCGGGAACTGTTAGCTGAAGGCTATCTTTCCTATGAACACCCTTTATACAGTGAATTTCTCAAAATGGTAGAAAAAAAATATTCTGAACAGCAGCCTTTTATCGTTAAATTTCCTATGCACAATTATACTTATCTGATAGGAAATATCTTTCAGTCCGGAAAAAGATGTGGGGCTCTACAGCTTATTGAAGTCAATCAACCTTTTTCTTTAGGCCAGATCACTCTTGTGGCTCATTTTAAAAGCATTCTCGAGCAAGCAATAAAGACTATTCCAGATCTCCAAATCCTCTCATCCAATTCCAATGCCTTTGTTTACCAGTTATTAAATCACATCTATGTAAGAGAGAGTATTATCATCAATTGTCTTCAATCCAAAGGATGGAAGGTCTTTGATGAATTTTTCTGCTTGAATTTCATGCAAAATAAAATGCAGAAGGATGACATCTTCTTAAAAATTATTATGCAGGAGCTGAGCAGGGTTTTTCCTGCAGCTATAATTTTGGATTATAAAGATGGCGTGGTCGTGATCTTGCGTCATACCGATTTTGCCTTTGACCGTGAACATCTAAAAGGCAAACTATCCTTATTTGTTAAAAAGTTTTTCTTAACGATCGGCGTAAGTTCGGTATTCTATGATTTTAAAAACTTGAAACGGCATTATGATGAGTGCAGTTTGGCTATAAAATATGGTCTGGACCAAGATCATACTGTATCTATTCATTTCTTTAACGATCATGTGTTCAGACATCTCAGCCGATTTATATTTGTTGAGAATGGGAAGAATCAATTTATTCATACCAAGGTTGAATTACTGCATCAGTACGATCTGAAGAATGACACTGAGCTTGCTAAAACATTACTCACCTATTTTCAGTTCGGACAAAATAAATCTCTGGCAGCTGAAAAAATGCATCTTCATCGGAATACCTTGACCTACCGGCTAAATATCATAAAAAATCTCGTTGACATTGACTGCAGCAACCGGAATATGGATGAAAATGAGATTTTCCACATCATGTTGTCATGTAAATTCCTTGAATATATGTTATAA
- the spoIIP gene encoding stage II sporulation protein P: MLKDDMFSPKKWRWSFWPSTRWARGFLLVLLTLLFLSSFFYALEKGTSRQLVRVMAQQSFPFEAIILEGIPGYSQPEREYLNQVRTQGVSLGTFLLTGVNVADARTYFFSYFTPPPGGPAWIGWAYNPGDPEYEGEIPELEEIQLNPSKGQAETQPVLPLDDKVLIGIYHTHNSESYAGDGGEERDDGGNGEIVSVGKTLKESLGKHGIRAVQALELHDVEDFNKAYSKSVYTAAALVRNYPSIKLLLDLHRDGLPPGVNKSTVMIQGKEVGRVMIVIGQKNPHWEKNDALAKEIIAFAEEKYPGLFIPRITYASDARYNQHLLDGAILFEIGSQLNTYEEAEGTAEILGSLLADWLKE; this comes from the coding sequence TTGTTGAAGGACGATATGTTTTCTCCGAAGAAGTGGCGATGGAGTTTTTGGCCCTCTACCCGATGGGCTCGCGGTTTCCTGCTTGTTTTACTGACCCTTCTTTTCCTGAGCTCATTTTTTTATGCTTTAGAAAAAGGAACCTCCCGCCAATTGGTTCGGGTCATGGCCCAGCAAAGTTTCCCTTTTGAAGCGATTATTTTGGAAGGAATCCCTGGCTATTCGCAGCCCGAGAGGGAGTATCTTAATCAGGTCAGAACTCAAGGGGTCTCCTTGGGAACTTTTTTATTGACTGGTGTCAATGTGGCCGATGCGCGTACCTATTTTTTCAGCTACTTCACGCCGCCGCCTGGGGGGCCGGCTTGGATTGGTTGGGCTTATAACCCAGGAGACCCTGAGTATGAAGGAGAAATCCCTGAGTTAGAGGAGATACAGCTAAACCCATCCAAGGGGCAAGCAGAAACCCAACCGGTTCTCCCCCTGGATGATAAGGTGCTTATTGGTATTTATCATACTCACAACTCGGAAAGTTACGCCGGTGACGGGGGAGAGGAACGGGATGATGGGGGGAACGGAGAGATAGTCAGTGTCGGAAAAACGTTGAAGGAATCTTTAGGTAAGCATGGTATTCGAGCTGTTCAAGCATTGGAACTTCATGATGTTGAAGATTTCAATAAAGCCTACAGTAAGTCAGTATATACTGCCGCAGCCTTGGTCAGGAATTATCCTTCTATAAAACTCCTCTTGGATCTTCATCGGGATGGGCTGCCTCCAGGGGTCAATAAGTCCACGGTTATGATCCAGGGCAAAGAAGTTGGACGGGTAATGATCGTCATCGGCCAAAAAAATCCTCATTGGGAAAAGAATGACGCCCTGGCCAAAGAGATTATTGCTTTTGCGGAGGAGAAATATCCGGGATTATTTATTCCCCGAATAACCTATGCCTCGGATGCCCGCTATAATCAGCATTTGCTGGATGGAGCTATTCTGTTTGAAATCGGTAGTCAACTGAATACCTATGAAGAGGCGGAAGGGACTGCAGAAATCTTGGGAAGCTTATTGGCGGATTGGTTGAAAGAATGA
- a CDS encoding phage holin family protein, giving the protein MLGMIVRFLVSAVVLLLVSYIVPGLKVAGFTGALIAAVVIAVLGYVVELAFGRDKVTRVHRGVVGFLVSAVVIYVSQFIVPGSIQVSIIGALLASLVIGIVDAFVPTELR; this is encoded by the coding sequence ATGTTAGGAATGATCGTCCGCTTTCTTGTTTCAGCCGTGGTCCTTCTCCTAGTCAGCTACATAGTACCCGGTCTTAAAGTCGCCGGCTTTACTGGGGCACTCATTGCAGCCGTTGTCATTGCTGTATTGGGATATGTAGTAGAGCTTGCTTTTGGACGGGATAAAGTTACCCGGGTGCATCGGGGAGTTGTTGGCTTCTTGGTATCTGCCGTAGTGATTTACGTCAGCCAGTTTATTGTACCCGGCTCGATCCAAGTCAGTATTATTGGGGCTCTCCTGGCATCCTTAGTCATCGGAATCGTTGATGCTTTTGTACCCACAGAATTACGCTAA